The following proteins are co-located in the Helicobacter acinonychis genome:
- the pcm gene encoding protein-L-isoaspartate O-methyltransferase — MNSIKNHLMCEEIHKRFHLHPKVRKAMESIEREIFVPAPFKHFAYTLNALSMQAQQYISSPLTVAKMTQYLEIDHVDSVLEIGCGSGYQAAVLSQIFRRVFSVERIESLYIEARLRLKNLGLENVHVKFADGNKGWEQYAPYDRILFSACATTIPQALIDQLEEGGILVAPIQENNEQVIKRFVKQNNTLCVQKVLEKCSFVPVVDGVQ, encoded by the coding sequence TTGAATAGTATCAAAAACCATTTGATGTGTGAAGAAATCCATAAGCGTTTTCATTTGCACCCTAAAGTGAGAAAGGCCATGGAGAGTATTGAAAGAGAGATCTTTGTGCCAGCCCCTTTCAAGCATTTTGCTTACACTTTGAACGCTCTTTCCATGCAGGCACAACAATATATTTCTTCGCCCCTAACCGTGGCTAAAATGACGCAATACCTAGAAATCGATCATGTGGATAGTGTGCTAGAAATTGGCTGCGGAAGTGGCTATCAAGCGGCGGTGCTGTCTCAAATTTTTAGGCGTGTTTTTAGCGTTGAAAGGATTGAAAGCCTGTATATAGAAGCGCGTTTGCGCCTTAAAAATTTGGGTTTAGAAAATGTTCATGTCAAATTTGCTGATGGGAATAAAGGCTGGGAGCAATACGCTCCTTATGATAGGATTTTATTCTCTGCTTGCGCGACTACTATCCCGCAAGCACTTATTGATCAGCTTGAAGAAGGTGGGATTTTAGTTGCACCCATTCAAGAAAATAACGAGCAAGTGATCAAACGATTCGTGAAGCAAAATAACACCTTGTGCGTCCAAAAAGTGCTAGAAAAATGCTCATTTGTGCCTGTTGTAGATGGGGTGCAATAA
- a CDS encoding outer membrane family protein gives MKKSWQAFLFCGAVFNASLQGFEAKLNGFVDQSSTIGFNQHKINKARGIYPMQQFATIAGYLGLGFNLLPKKVSDHALKGKIGGMVGSIFYDGTKKFEDGSVAYNLFGYYDGFMGGYTNILQTDDLATANRKYNENVRNYVFSDAYLEYSYKDYFEFKGGRYLSTMPFKSGQTQGFQVSGQYKKARLTWFSSFGRAFAYGSFMMDWFAARTTYSGGFTKNDKGGYDKHGEKVLYGTHAVQLTYNPQRFVVEAFYYLSPQIFNAPGVKVGWNSNPNFSGTGFRSDTTITGFFPIYYPWMIVKANGSPVYRYDTPATRYGQNLMIRQRFDINNYNVSIAFYQVFQNANGWIGNMGNPSGVMTGNNSVYAGFSGTALKRNASTILVSCGGAHFVKKFTWKFATQYSTSVVSWEARAMLSLGYKFSEYLSGGIDLVYYGIHTNKGFKAGENGPVPKDFPALYSDRSALYTALVASF, from the coding sequence ATGAAAAAATCATGGCAGGCGTTTCTATTCTGTGGAGCGGTTTTTAACGCTTCTTTGCAAGGTTTTGAAGCCAAACTCAATGGCTTTGTGGATCAATCTAGCACGATTGGTTTCAACCAACACAAGATTAATAAAGCAAGAGGCATCTATCCTATGCAACAATTTGCAACGATTGCGGGTTATTTAGGGCTTGGTTTTAACCTACTACCTAAAAAAGTGTCCGATCATGCCTTAAAAGGCAAAATAGGAGGCATGGTAGGGTCCATTTTCTATGACGGCACGAAGAAGTTTGAAGACGGCTCTGTGGCTTATAATCTCTTTGGTTATTATGATGGGTTTATGGGGGGTTATACAAATATCTTACAAACCGATGATTTAGCGACAGCAAACAGAAAATACAACGAAAATGTCCGCAACTATGTCTTTAGCGATGCGTATTTAGAATACAGCTATAAAGATTATTTTGAATTTAAAGGTGGGCGCTATCTCTCCACCATGCCTTTTAAGAGCGGTCAAACGCAAGGCTTTCAGGTCTCTGGGCAATACAAAAAAGCACGCTTGACTTGGTTTAGCTCTTTTGGGAGGGCGTTCGCTTATGGCTCGTTTATGATGGATTGGTTTGCCGCTAGGACCACTTATAGCGGTGGCTTTACCAAAAACGATAAAGGGGGTTATGACAAGCATGGGGAGAAGGTGCTTTATGGCACGCATGCGGTGCAGCTCACTTATAATCCACAGCGTTTTGTTGTAGAGGCTTTTTATTACCTTTCGCCTCAAATTTTCAACGCTCCAGGCGTTAAGGTTGGTTGGAACTCTAACCCTAACTTTAGCGGCACAGGCTTTCGCTCGGATACGACTATCACAGGGTTTTTCCCTATCTACTACCCTTGGATGATCGTTAAGGCTAATGGGAGTCCGGTGTATAGATACGACACCCCAGCCACTCGATATGGGCAAAATCTCATGATCCGCCAACGCTTCGATATAAACAATTACAATGTATCAATCGCCTTTTATCAAGTCTTTCAAAACGCTAATGGTTGGATAGGCAACATGGGGAATCCAAGCGGTGTGATGACTGGGAATAACAGCGTCTATGCGGGTTTTTCAGGCACGGCTCTTAAAAGAAACGCTTCTACGATTTTAGTGTCTTGTGGGGGTGCTCATTTTGTGAAAAAATTCACATGGAAATTCGCTACGCAATATTCCACTTCTGTGGTTTCTTGGGAGGCGAGAGCGATGCTCTCTTTAGGGTATAAATTCTCTGAATACTTGAGCGGTGGCATTGATCTTGTGTATTATGGCATACACACCAATAAAGGCTTTAAAGCCGGTGAAAATGGGCCTGTGCCTAAAGACTTTCCGGCTCTTTATTCTGATAGGAGTGCGTTATACACGGCCTTGGTAGCGTCTTTTTAG
- the cmoA gene encoding carboxy-S-adenosyl-L-methionine synthase CmoA, with product MKDTLFNEALGKRFCFDERVAHVFDDMLERSIPYYHEMLNLGAYFIAQNLKESINPKPLIYDLGCSTGNFFVVLNKQIQQDIELIGIDNSMPMLKKAQEKLKDFKNTHFECVDFLEIDFKEASAFSLLFVLQFIRPMQREVLLKKIYNSLALNGVLLVGEKIMSEDRILDKQMIELYYLYKQNQGYSHNEIAFKREALENVLVPYSLKENIALLESVGFKHVEALFKWVNFTLLVARKT from the coding sequence ATGAAGGACACTCTTTTTAATGAAGCCCTAGGCAAACGCTTTTGTTTTGATGAAAGAGTCGCCCATGTTTTTGATGACATGCTAGAGCGCTCTATCCCTTATTACCATGAAATGTTAAATTTGGGGGCGTATTTTATCGCTCAAAATTTGAAAGAAAGCATTAATCCTAAACCCTTGATTTATGATTTGGGTTGTTCTACCGGAAACTTTTTTGTCGTGCTTAACAAACAAATCCAACAAGATATTGAGCTTATAGGGATTGACAATTCCATGCCCATGCTCAAAAAAGCGCAAGAAAAATTAAAAGATTTTAAAAATACCCATTTTGAATGCGTGGATTTTTTAGAGATTGACTTTAAAGAAGCGAGTGCATTTTCATTGCTTTTTGTGTTGCAATTTATCCGCCCTATGCAAAGAGAAGTGTTGCTCAAAAAGATTTATAACAGCCTTGCGTTAAATGGGGTTTTATTGGTGGGCGAAAAAATCATGAGTGAAGATAGGATATTAGACAAGCAAATGATAGAGTTATACTACCTTTATAAGCAAAATCAAGGTTATAGCCACAATGAAATCGCTTTCAAAAGAGAGGCGTTAGAAAATGTGCTTGTGCCTTATAGCTTGAAAGAAAATATCGCTCTTTTAGAAAGCGTGGGGTTTAAGCATGTGGAAGCGTTGTTTAAATGGGTGAATTTCACGCTGTTAGTCGCCAGAAAAACCTAA
- a CDS encoding carbon starvation CstA family protein, protein MQKSLVSLAWVFVAILGAICLGVLALHKGESINTLWLVVASACIYSIGYRFYSHFIAYRVLKLDDNRATPACIRNDGKDFVPTDKAITFGHHFAAIAGAGPLVGPILAAQMGYLPSILWILIGSVLGGCVHDFVVLFASIRHDGKSLGEMIKLEMGKFVGMIASLGILGIMLIIIAILAMVVVKALAHSPWGFFTIAMTIPIAILMGIYMRFFRPHKILEVSVIGFVLLLIAIYAGKYVSLDPKLASIFTFDASSLAWMIMGYGFVASILPVWFLLAPRDYLSTFLKIGVIGVLVVAIIFVAPPLQIPKITPFVDGSGPVFAGSVFPFLFITVACGTISGFHALISSGTTPKILAKESDARLVGYGSMVMESIVALMALVCAGILHPGLYFAINSPEVSIGKDIADAASVISSWGFSISAEEINEMTKNIGESSILSRTGGAPTFAIGLAMIVYHILGDPSVMAFWYHFAILFEALFILTAVDAGTRTARFMIQDLLGNVYKPLGDLSSYKAGIFATLLCVVGWGYFLYQGTIDPKGGIYTLWPLFGVSNQMLAGMALLLVTVVLFKMGRFKGAMISVLPAVLILAITFYSGILKVMPKSDDSVLNNVSHVAQMQIIKEKIAITTDEKALKTLQKSFFNHMIDAILCVFFMFVALLVLVVSVRICSNAYFKNKIYPPLAETPYIKAT, encoded by the coding sequence ATGCAAAAAAGTTTAGTTTCTTTGGCTTGGGTTTTTGTCGCTATTTTAGGGGCGATTTGTTTAGGGGTGCTAGCCCTACATAAGGGTGAGAGCATCAACACACTATGGCTTGTAGTAGCGAGCGCTTGTATTTATAGCATAGGCTATCGTTTTTATAGCCATTTTATTGCTTATAGGGTGTTAAAGCTAGATGACAACAGAGCCACGCCTGCATGCATAAGAAATGATGGCAAGGACTTTGTGCCTACGGATAAAGCGATCACTTTTGGGCATCATTTTGCCGCTATTGCTGGGGCTGGCCCTTTAGTAGGTCCGATACTAGCCGCTCAAATGGGTTACTTGCCCTCTATTTTATGGATTTTGATAGGCTCGGTTTTAGGGGGTTGTGTGCATGATTTTGTCGTGCTTTTTGCGTCCATTAGGCACGATGGCAAGTCTTTAGGCGAAATGATCAAGCTTGAAATGGGTAAATTCGTAGGAATGATCGCCAGTTTAGGCATTTTGGGGATCATGCTTATTATCATTGCGATTTTAGCGATGGTGGTCGTCAAGGCTTTAGCGCATTCGCCTTGGGGCTTTTTTACGATTGCAATGACTATTCCCATTGCGATTCTTATGGGGATTTACATGCGATTTTTCAGACCGCATAAGATTTTAGAAGTTTCTGTTATTGGCTTTGTGCTGTTGCTTATAGCGATTTATGCGGGTAAATATGTTTCTTTAGATCCTAAATTAGCGTCAATCTTCACTTTTGACGCTAGCTCTTTAGCGTGGATGATCATGGGTTATGGTTTTGTGGCTTCTATTTTGCCGGTATGGTTTTTACTCGCTCCACGAGATTATTTAAGCACTTTTTTAAAAATTGGCGTTATAGGGGTGTTGGTTGTAGCTATTATTTTTGTCGCTCCACCCTTACAAATCCCTAAAATCACGCCCTTTGTAGATGGCAGTGGACCTGTGTTTGCAGGAAGTGTGTTCCCTTTCTTGTTTATCACGGTGGCTTGCGGGACAATTAGTGGCTTTCATGCCTTAATTTCTTCAGGCACGACCCCTAAAATACTCGCTAAAGAAAGCGATGCAAGGCTAGTGGGCTATGGCTCTATGGTGATGGAGAGTATTGTGGCTCTTATGGCGTTAGTGTGTGCAGGGATTTTGCACCCAGGGCTTTATTTCGCTATCAATTCGCCAGAAGTGAGCATTGGTAAAGATATAGCTGATGCGGCTTCGGTGATTAGCTCATGGGGTTTTAGCATTAGTGCTGAAGAAATCAATGAAATGACCAAAAACATTGGCGAAAGCTCTATTTTGAGCCGCACCGGTGGGGCACCCACTTTTGCGATTGGTTTAGCGATGATCGTGTATCACATTTTAGGGGATCCAAGCGTGATGGCGTTTTGGTATCATTTTGCGATTTTGTTTGAAGCTTTATTTATTTTAACCGCCGTGGATGCAGGCACACGAACCGCTCGCTTTATGATTCAAGATTTGCTCGGTAATGTTTATAAGCCTTTGGGCGATCTTAGCTCTTATAAGGCTGGGATTTTTGCCACTCTTTTGTGCGTGGTAGGGTGGGGGTATTTCTTGTATCAAGGCACGATTGACCCTAAAGGGGGGATTTATACGCTATGGCCTTTATTTGGCGTGAGTAATCAGATGTTAGCGGGCATGGCGTTGTTGTTGGTTACGGTGGTGTTGTTTAAAATGGGGCGTTTTAAAGGGGCGATGATAAGCGTTTTGCCGGCAGTCTTGATTTTGGCTATCACTTTTTATAGCGGTATTTTAAAGGTGATGCCAAAGAGTGATGATAGCGTGCTTAATAATGTTTCGCATGTGGCTCAAATGCAAATCATTAAAGAAAAAATAGCGATCACTACCGATGAAAAAGCGCTCAAAACACTCCAAAAATCCTTTTTTAACCACATGATTGATGCAATTTTGTGCGTGTTTTTCATGTTTGTAGCGTTGTTGGTGTTAGTTGTAAGCGTTAGGATTTGTTCAAACGCGTATTTTAAAAATAAAATTTATCCACCGCTGGCTGAAACCCCTTATATTAAAGCCACTTGA
- the galE gene encoding UDP-glucose 4-epimerase GalE gives MALLFTGACGYIGSHTARAFLENTTENIIIVDDLSTGFLEHIKALEHYYLNRVMFIQANLNETQKLDAFLNKQQLQDPIETILHFGAKISVEESMHLPLEYYTNNTLNTLELVKLCLKHHIKRFIFSSTAVVYGESNSSLNEESPLNPINPYGASKMMSERILLDASKVADFNCVILRYFNVAGACMQNDYTTPYTLGQRTLNATHLIKIACECAVGKRKKMGIFGTDYPTRDGTCIRDYIHVDDLANAHLASYRALLEQNKSEIYNVGYNQGHSVKEVINKVKEISNNDFLVEILDKRQGDPASLIANNAKILQNTSFKPLYNNLDTIIKSALAWEEHLLRFQ, from the coding sequence ATGGCATTACTATTCACAGGGGCATGCGGATACATAGGCTCGCATACCGCAAGGGCGTTTTTAGAAAATACCACAGAAAACATCATTATTGTAGATGATTTAAGCACCGGTTTTTTAGAGCATATCAAAGCATTGGAGCATTACTACCTTAATAGAGTCATGTTTATTCAAGCGAATTTGAATGAGACGCAAAAATTAGACGCATTTTTGAATAAGCAACAATTACAAGATCCTATTGAGACTATCTTACACTTTGGGGCTAAAATCTCCGTAGAAGAATCAATGCACTTGCCTTTAGAATACTACACCAACAACACGCTTAACACTTTAGAGCTTGTCAAACTTTGCTTGAAACACCACATCAAGCGTTTTATTTTTTCTTCCACAGCCGTGGTTTATGGCGAGTCCAATTCAAGCTTGAACGAAGAAAGCCCCTTAAACCCCATCAATCCTTATGGAGCGTCTAAAATGATGAGTGAGAGAATTTTATTAGACGCTTCTAAAGTGGCGGATTTTAACTGCGTTATTTTGCGCTATTTCAATGTGGCTGGGGCATGCATGCAAAATGATTATACTACGCCCTACACTTTGGGTCAGCGCACCCTAAACGCCACACATTTAATCAAAATTGCATGCGAATGCGCGGTGGGGAAAAGGAAAAAAATGGGGATTTTTGGCACCGATTACCCCACAAGAGATGGCACATGCATTAGGGATTATATCCATGTAGATGATTTGGCTAATGCACATTTAGCGAGCTATCGGGCTCTTTTAGAACAAAATAAGAGCGAAATTTATAATGTCGGCTACAATCAAGGGCATAGCGTGAAAGAAGTGATTAATAAGGTTAAAGAAATCTCAAACAACGATTTTTTAGTAGAGATTTTAGACAAACGACAAGGCGATCCAGCAAGCCTTATTGCCAATAACGCTAAAATCTTACAAAACACCTCTTTCAAACCCCTTTATAACAACCTAGACACCATCATCAAAAGCGCTTTGGCTTGGGAAGAACACCTTTTAAGATTTCAATAA
- a CDS encoding amino acid ABC transporter permease gives MGVLLELDNLKRLLEGFEITLLIALSSAIVSIIFGVLLGSLMAFGSQFLIFICRVYLESIRIIPLLAWLFIVYFGLASLFDLHISAILASIVVFSLWGSAEMMDLTRGVLTSVSKHQVESALALGMDSKRVIFNIIFPQSFLSLLPSILNLFTRMIKTTALVSLIGAIDLLKVGQQIIELNLLRMPNASFVVYGVILMFYFSLCYSLSLYSSYLEKKFQYIRG, from the coding sequence ATGGGGGTTTTATTAGAGTTAGATAACCTTAAGCGTTTGTTAGAGGGGTTTGAAATCACTCTTTTAATCGCTCTTAGCTCTGCAATTGTTTCAATCATTTTTGGGGTGCTTTTGGGGAGTTTGATGGCGTTTGGCTCTCAATTTTTAATTTTTATATGCCGTGTGTATTTGGAAAGCATTCGCATTATCCCACTTTTAGCATGGCTGTTTATCGTGTATTTTGGGTTAGCGAGCTTGTTTGATTTGCATATTAGTGCAATTTTGGCGAGCATTGTCGTTTTTAGTTTGTGGGGTAGCGCTGAAATGATGGATTTAACCAGAGGGGTTTTAACTTCCGTGAGCAAACACCAAGTAGAAAGCGCTTTGGCTTTAGGCATGGATTCAAAAAGGGTTATTTTTAACATTATTTTCCCCCAAAGCTTTTTGTCTTTATTGCCCTCAATTCTTAATTTATTCACGCGCATGATTAAAACCACGGCTTTAGTCTCTCTTATTGGAGCGATTGATTTATTAAAAGTAGGCCAACAAATCATAGAGCTTAACCTCTTGCGCATGCCTAATGCGAGCTTTGTGGTTTATGGCGTTATCTTAATGTTTTATTTTAGTTTATGTTATAGTTTGAGCCTATATAGTTCCTATTTAGAAAAAAAATTCCAATACATTAGAGGGTAA
- a CDS encoding ribonucleotide-diphosphate reductase subunit beta, whose product MEVLRKKIYNPDSTESVNERKIFGGNPTSMFDLNKIKYQWADHLWKTMLANTWFAEEVSMNDDKRDYLKLSAEEKIGYDRALAQLIFMDSLQTNNLIDNVNPFITSPEINLCLVRQAYEEALHSHAYAVMVESISANTEEIYDMWRNDMQLKSKNDYIAQVYMELAKNPTEENILKALFANQILEGIYFYSGFSYFYTLARSGKMLGSAQMIRFIQRDEVTHLILFQNMINALRNERADLFTPQLIDEVIEMFKKAVKIEASWGDYITQGKILGLTSSLIEQYIQFLADSRLSKVGIAKIYGVQHPIKWVESFSSFNEQRSNFFEARVSNYAKGSVSFDDF is encoded by the coding sequence ATGGAAGTTTTACGCAAGAAAATTTACAACCCCGATTCTACAGAAAGTGTGAATGAAAGAAAGATTTTTGGGGGCAATCCTACAAGCATGTTTGATTTGAATAAAATCAAGTATCAATGGGCGGATCATTTATGGAAAACGATGCTCGCTAACACCTGGTTTGCTGAAGAAGTGAGCATGAATGATGATAAAAGAGATTATTTAAAATTAAGTGCAGAAGAAAAGATCGGCTATGACAGAGCTTTAGCGCAACTCATCTTTATGGATAGCTTGCAAACCAATAATTTAATTGATAATGTCAATCCCTTTATCACCAGTCCAGAGATTAATTTGTGCTTGGTGCGTCAAGCTTATGAAGAAGCCTTACACAGCCATGCGTATGCGGTGATGGTAGAAAGCATTAGCGCTAATACCGAAGAGATTTATGACATGTGGCGTAATGACATGCAATTAAAAAGCAAGAATGATTATATCGCGCAGGTGTATATGGAATTAGCCAAAAACCCCACAGAAGAAAACATCCTCAAAGCACTTTTTGCGAATCAAATTTTAGAGGGGATTTATTTTTATAGCGGGTTTAGCTATTTTTACACTTTGGCTAGGAGTGGTAAAATGCTCGGATCAGCGCAAATGATTCGTTTTATCCAAAGAGATGAGGTGACGCATTTGATCTTATTCCAAAACATGATCAACGCTTTAAGGAATGAAAGAGCGGATTTATTCACACCGCAATTGATTGATGAAGTCATAGAGATGTTTAAAAAAGCGGTAAAAATTGAAGCTTCGTGGGGGGATTATATCACGCAAGGTAAGATTTTAGGGCTTACCTCAAGCTTGATTGAGCAATACATCCAGTTTTTAGCGGATAGCCGTTTGAGTAAGGTGGGTATCGCTAAAATTTATGGCGTCCAACACCCCATTAAATGGGTAGAAAGCTTTTCAAGTTTCAATGAGCAACGCTCTAATTTCTTTGAAGCTAGGGTGAGCAATTACGCTAAAGGGAGCGTGAGTTTTGATGATTTTTAA
- the truA gene encoding tRNA pseudouridine(38-40) synthase TruA, whose product MRCFKATIAYDGAYFLGYAKQPDKLGVQDKIESALNLLGIKSVVIAAGRTDKGVHANNQVLSFHAQKHWSADKLFYYLAPKLAPHIVLKKLEEKNFHARFDAQKRAYRYLLTKSLKTPFLAPYIACGDYGSLDSLNTALKQFIGKHDFSMFKKEGGAATNPKRIIFNAFAYKASIMGHECVVFKIIGDAFLRSSVRLIMQACVQYSLEKITLAEIKTQINNIKATIRTPIMANGLYLHRVHY is encoded by the coding sequence ATGCGTTGTTTTAAGGCTACTATCGCTTATGATGGGGCGTATTTTTTAGGCTATGCCAAACAGCCTGACAAACTTGGCGTGCAAGATAAAATTGAAAGCGCTCTAAATTTGCTAGGGATTAAAAGCGTAGTGATTGCAGCCGGTCGCACCGATAAAGGCGTGCATGCAAACAATCAAGTGCTATCTTTTCATGCTCAAAAACACTGGAGTGCTGATAAGTTGTTTTATTATCTAGCCCCTAAACTCGCTCCGCATATTGTCTTAAAAAAATTAGAAGAAAAAAATTTCCATGCTCGTTTTGACGCTCAAAAAAGAGCGTATCGCTACCTTTTAACTAAAAGTTTAAAAACACCTTTTTTAGCACCTTATATCGCTTGTGGGGATTATGGATCATTAGATTCATTAAACACCGCTTTAAAGCAATTTATAGGCAAGCATGATTTTTCCATGTTTAAAAAAGAAGGCGGGGCGGCAACCAACCCCAAACGCATCATTTTTAACGCGTTTGCTTATAAGGCTTCTATCATGGGGCATGAGTGCGTAGTGTTTAAAATTATCGGCGATGCGTTTTTGCGCTCTAGCGTGCGTTTGATCATGCAAGCATGCGTTCAATACTCCTTAGAAAAAATCACGCTCGCTGAAATTAAAACACAAATCAATAACATCAAAGCCACCATAAGAACGCCCATAATGGCTAACGGATTGTATTTACATAGGGTGCATTATTGA
- a CDS encoding LptF/LptG family permease, translating to MVKRYLFMAVSQVFFSFFLVLFFISSIVLLISIASVTLVIKVSFLDLVQLFLYSLPGTIFFILPITFFAACALGLSRLSYDHELLVFFSLGVSPKKMTKAFVPLSILVSAILLVFSLVLIPTSKSAYYGFLHQKKDKIDINIRVGEFGQKLGDWLVYVDKAENNSYDNLVLFSNKSLSQESFILAQKGNINNQNGVFELNLYKGHAYFTQGDKMRKIDFEELHLRNKLKSFNANDASYLQGTDYLGYWKRAFGKSANKSQKRRFSQAILVSLFPLASVFLIPLFGIANPRFKTNWSYFYVLGAVGIYFLMVHVISTDLFLMTFIFPFIWAFASYLLFRKFILKRY from the coding sequence ATGGTTAAACGCTACCTTTTTATGGCGGTTTCGCAAGTCTTTTTTTCTTTCTTTTTAGTACTGTTTTTTATCTCTTCTATCGTGCTATTAATTAGTATCGCAAGCGTAACACTTGTGATTAAAGTGAGCTTTTTGGATCTAGTGCAACTTTTTTTGTATTCCTTGCCTGGAACTATCTTTTTTATTTTGCCGATCACTTTTTTTGCGGCTTGTGCTTTGGGACTTTCAAGGCTTAGTTATGACCATGAACTATTAGTCTTTTTTTCTTTAGGGGTTTCGCCTAAAAAAATGACTAAAGCGTTTGTGCCATTAAGTATTTTAGTGAGTGCGATTTTATTGGTGTTTTCGCTTGTTTTAATCCCCACTTCCAAGAGCGCTTATTATGGGTTTTTGCATCAAAAAAAGGACAAGATTGACATTAATATAAGAGTGGGCGAGTTTGGGCAAAAATTAGGCGATTGGCTCGTGTATGTGGATAAGGCTGAAAACAATTCCTATGATAATTTGGTGCTTTTTTCTAATAAAAGTCTCTCTCAAGAAAGCTTTATTTTGGCTCAAAAAGGCAATATTAACAACCAAAATGGCGTGTTTGAATTGAATTTATACAAAGGGCATGCGTATTTCACTCAAGGCGATAAAATGCGTAAAATTGATTTTGAGGAATTGCATTTACGCAACAAGCTCAAGTCGTTTAACGCTAACGATGCGTCTTATTTGCAAGGCACGGATTATTTAGGTTATTGGAAAAGAGCTTTTGGTAAAAGCGCTAATAAAAGTCAAAAACGCCGTTTTTCTCAAGCGATTTTGGTTTCATTATTCCCTTTAGCGAGCGTGTTTTTAATCCCTTTATTTGGTATCGCCAACCCACGATTCAAAACGAATTGGAGTTATTTCTATGTCCTTGGGGCGGTTGGGATTTATTTTTTAATGGTGCATGTGATTTCTACCGATTTGTTTTTGATGACCTTTATCTTCCCCTTTATTTGGGCGTTTGCCTCTTATTTGTTGTTTAGAAAATTCATTTTAAAGCGTTATTAA
- the sodB gene encoding superoxide dismutase [Fe]: MFVLRELPFAKDSMGDFLSPVAFDFHHGKHHQTYVNNLNNLIKGTEFEESCLYTILTKSSGGVFNNAAQIYNHDFYWDCLSPKATALSDELKEGLEKDFGSLEKFKEEFIKSATTLFGSGWNWVAYNLDTQKIEIIQTSNAQTPVTDKKVPLLVVDVWEHAYYIDHKNARPVYLEKFYGHINWDFVSKCYEWAKKEGLGSVDHYINELVHKHKKA; the protein is encoded by the coding sequence ATGTTTGTATTGAGAGAATTGCCTTTTGCTAAAGACAGCATGGGAGATTTTTTAAGCCCTGTAGCGTTTGATTTCCATCATGGGAAACACCACCAAACTTATGTGAATAATTTGAATAATTTAATTAAAGGCACGGAGTTTGAAGAAAGTTGCCTATACACCATTTTGACAAAGTCTAGCGGAGGCGTGTTCAATAACGCCGCTCAAATCTATAACCACGATTTTTATTGGGATTGCTTAAGCCCTAAAGCGACTGCTTTGAGCGATGAATTAAAAGAAGGTTTAGAAAAAGATTTTGGCTCACTAGAGAAATTTAAAGAAGAATTCATTAAGAGTGCGACCACTTTGTTTGGCTCTGGTTGGAATTGGGTGGCGTATAATTTAGACACTCAAAAAATTGAAATCATCCAAACTAGCAACGCTCAAACTCCAGTAACAGATAAGAAAGTGCCGCTTTTAGTGGTAGATGTGTGGGAGCATGCTTATTATATTGACCATAAAAACGCACGCCCTGTGTATTTGGAAAAATTCTATGGGCATATTAATTGGGATTTTGTCTCCAAATGCTATGAATGGGCGAAAAAAGAAGGTTTAGGATCAGTGGATCACTACATCAACGAATTGGTGCATAAACATAAAAAAGCTTAA
- a CDS encoding amino acid ABC transporter permease — translation MALDWDFMYRSIPAFLKGLELTLYVSFFGILLSLIVGFLCAVILYFKMRFISPIVYIYGEIARNTPLLIQLFFLYYGLNAIGLSALECAILALGFLGGGYMSQSFLLGFKSLASIQRESALSLGFSPLKLLYYIVLPQSLSVSMPSIGANVIFLLKETSVVGAIALTDIMFVAKDFIGIYYKTTENLLMLSITYLIVLLPLSVLFVILERFFKKKVA, via the coding sequence ATGGCATTAGACTGGGATTTTATGTATCGCTCCATCCCTGCGTTTCTTAAGGGATTAGAACTCACGCTTTATGTTTCTTTCTTTGGGATTTTACTCTCGCTTATCGTGGGGTTTTTGTGTGCGGTTATTTTGTATTTTAAAATGCGCTTTATCTCTCCTATAGTTTATATTTATGGTGAAATCGCTAGGAACACGCCCCTACTCATCCAGCTTTTCTTTTTGTATTATGGGTTGAATGCAATCGGTTTGAGCGCTTTAGAATGTGCGATTTTAGCGTTAGGGTTTTTAGGTGGGGGGTATATGAGTCAAAGTTTTTTGCTTGGGTTTAAGAGCTTGGCTTCCATTCAAAGAGAAAGCGCTTTGAGTTTAGGGTTTAGCCCTTTGAAGCTTTTGTATTACATTGTTTTACCTCAAAGCTTGAGCGTTTCTATGCCTTCCATAGGGGCGAATGTGATTTTTTTACTCAAAGAAACTTCTGTGGTAGGCGCGATAGCCTTAACTGATATTATGTTTGTGGCAAAAGATTTTATTGGCATTTATTATAAAACGACTGAAAACCTTTTAATGTTAAGCATCACTTATTTGATCGTTTTGCTCCCTTTGAGCGTTTTATTTGTGATCTTAGAGCGTTTTTTTAAAAAGAAAGTGGCTTAA